From a region of the Natator depressus isolate rNatDep1 chromosome 15, rNatDep2.hap1, whole genome shotgun sequence genome:
- the PHETA1 gene encoding sesquipedalian-1 — MKLNERSLVFYATCSSPADHAGFLFKKGERNTAYHRRWFVLKGNMLFYFEERESREPVGVIILEGCTVELCEAAEEFTFAIKFDCAKSRTYILAAESQAAVESWVKALSRASFNYMRLVVKELEKQLEEMQGSMAGSRSVQRRSPIYRKTKPALCLDPTSPALELPPPRERPMAPAPCAPLKENGCAVWNNAPCLDTLPAGDVPGGLADAGSGRTAAGSSHEGRVKPPPLPPRRRTSSGNTCGPAALPADSPVCPGTVSFSKLHDWYGREITELRREWLESPESHKL, encoded by the coding sequence ATGAAGCTGAACGAGCGGAGCCTGGTGTTCTacgccacctgcagctcccctgccGACCACGCCGGCTTCCTCTTCAAGAAGGGCGAGCGGAACACGGCCTACCACCGCCGCTGGTTCGTGCTGAAGGGCAACATGCTCTTCTACTTCGAGGAGCGGGAGAGCCGGGAGCCGGTGGGCGTGATCATCTTGGAGGGCTGCACCGTGGAGCTCTGCGAGGCCGCTGAGGAGTTCACCTTCGCCATCAAGTTTGACTGCGCCAAGTCGCGAACCTACATCCTGGCGGCCGAGAGCCAGGCTGCCGTGGAGTCCTGGGTCAAAGCCCTGTCACGTGCCAGCTTCAACTACATGCGGCTGGTGGTGAAGGAGCTGGAGAAGCAGCTGGAGGAGATGCAGGGGAGCATGGCTGGCAGCCGCAGCGTCCAAAGGAGGTCACCGATTTACCGGAAAACCAAGCCGGCTCTCTGCTTGGACCCCACGTCTCCAGCTCTGGAGCTGCCACCTCCCCGGGAGCGGCCCATGGCGCCAGCGCCTTGCGCCCCCCTGAAAGAGAACGGCTGTGCGGTGTGGAATAACGCTCCGTGCCTGGATACCCTGCCAGCGGGGGACGTCCCCGGGGGCCTTGCTGACGCGGGGAGTGGGAGGACGGCTGCGGGCAGCAGCCACGAGGGACGCGTGAAGCCTCCTCCTTTGCCGCCTCGCAGACGCACCTCGTCAGGCAATACCTGTGGCCCTGCGGCCCTGCCGGCAGACAGCCCAGTGTGCCCAGGCACGGTGAGTTTCTCCAAGCTCCACGACTGGTACGGCAGAGAGATCACCGAGCTGAGGAGAGAATGGCTGGAGAGCCCGGAGAGCCACAAACTGTGA